A genomic window from Micromonospora ferruginea includes:
- a CDS encoding AMP-binding protein has product MIINRFGAVAAVHGGRPALLGETHEVGYAELAGAAGGYAAVLVAAGFRPGDRIALLTTHGAPTVAALLGTLAAGCAYVPLDPGFPVARLRHMVAAAGVTAVACAAEHRALARELADGRRVVSLDEVPPAPLRPVPVDPDALAYVLFTSGSTGVPKAVGQTHRNLAHVVDNQIDALGIGPADRLSLLASFSFDAAIPDLYPALLTGAAVVPVDLRRQGLAYAVEQLDRHRTTVLHGTPTVYRFLLDTLGERRLASVRAVLLGGEQATWADALRGRDRFAPDCVLVNGYGATEMTFAARHLLPLSEVDPGAAGPLPIGTAFPGYRLDLDPDTGEIVVHSRHLAPGYLNQDSDRFGVDGGGVRSYRTGDLGRRLPGGELLCLGRLDRQVKVRGHRVELTEIEAVLAGQPGVAGARAVARDGELLAYVRPAAPRTDPAALRAALAAALPDYAVPRAVVALDEFPLTVSGKVDERALPDPATDVPAEAAPATDTERAVHDIWCAVLGRPAVGRTDSFFDVGGQSLLLGRVQQRIAERFGVRLPMLRLFDHPTVAAQAALLDAPPEAVRAPLLPAPVAPLRAARDYTGDEIAVVGVAGRFPGAPDVATFWWNLCTGVDSIHDHTDDELAALGIGPRLLADPRHVRAAGRLDGVTDFDAEFFSFGADEAARTDPQHRLFLETAWEAMEDAGHDPRRFPGLVGVYSATSANRYFLFHLMDNPAVVGDVDPDDWEARLVGRQFTDHLPGQVAYRLGLTGPALAVQSACSSSLVAVCLAAQSLADYQCDLALAGGATVMWPRHRATPGGLASPDGRCRAFDEAADGSGFGSGAGVVALRRLADAQADGDRIYAILPGWAVTNDGPDRAGFAVPGPAGQAAAVANALATAEVAPGEVRLVEGHGSGTPLGDAIEVAALHEVYAGAAPAGTCALGSVKTNIGHLDAAAGIAGLIKTVLAVRHGVIPPNLHFTRPHPEIDLAAGPFYVPTKARDWPDEGRRVAGVSAFGLGGTNAHVVVEQPPPVEPVDPPGDGPWLLPVSARTPVALRAALARLRAHLAGAAPALPEVAATLALGRRPFAHRAAVVAADLPAALAALDVLLDTDARTAGEAGPLRELAAEWVAGRDVDWDALHPEGAVRRTGLPTYPFQRRRHWIDPVQRGPR; this is encoded by the coding sequence ATGATCATCAATCGTTTCGGCGCGGTCGCAGCGGTCCACGGTGGCCGTCCGGCACTTCTCGGCGAGACCCACGAGGTCGGTTACGCCGAGTTGGCCGGTGCGGCCGGCGGGTACGCGGCCGTGCTCGTCGCCGCCGGTTTCCGGCCCGGCGACCGCATCGCGCTGCTCACCACGCACGGCGCGCCGACCGTCGCCGCGCTGCTCGGCACGCTCGCTGCCGGCTGCGCGTACGTGCCGCTGGACCCGGGCTTCCCGGTCGCCCGGCTGCGCCACATGGTCGCCGCCGCCGGGGTCACCGCCGTGGCGTGCGCCGCCGAGCACCGTGCGCTGGCCCGTGAGCTGGCCGACGGCCGTCGCGTGGTGTCGCTGGACGAGGTGCCGCCCGCCCCGCTGCGCCCGGTGCCGGTCGACCCGGACGCACTGGCGTACGTGCTGTTCACCTCCGGCTCCACCGGCGTGCCCAAGGCGGTCGGGCAGACCCACCGCAACCTCGCCCACGTGGTCGACAACCAGATCGACGCGCTCGGCATCGGGCCGGCCGACCGGCTCAGCCTGCTCGCCTCGTTCAGCTTCGACGCCGCCATCCCCGACCTCTACCCGGCGCTGCTCACCGGCGCCGCCGTCGTCCCGGTCGACCTGCGCCGGCAGGGCCTGGCGTACGCGGTCGAGCAGCTCGACCGGCACCGGACCACGGTGCTGCACGGCACGCCCACCGTCTACCGCTTCCTGCTCGACACGCTCGGCGAGCGTCGGCTGGCCTCGGTGCGCGCGGTGCTGCTCGGCGGCGAGCAGGCCACCTGGGCCGACGCCCTGCGCGGCCGGGACCGCTTCGCCCCCGACTGCGTGCTGGTCAACGGCTACGGCGCGACCGAGATGACGTTCGCGGCCCGGCACCTGCTGCCGCTGTCCGAGGTGGACCCGGGCGCCGCCGGGCCGCTGCCGATCGGCACCGCGTTCCCCGGTTACCGGCTCGACCTCGACCCGGACACCGGCGAGATCGTGGTCCACAGCCGGCACCTCGCGCCCGGCTACCTCAACCAGGACAGCGACCGCTTCGGCGTCGACGGGGGCGGCGTGCGGTCGTACCGCACCGGCGACCTCGGCCGGCGACTGCCCGGCGGCGAACTGCTCTGCCTGGGCCGGCTGGACCGCCAGGTCAAGGTGCGCGGGCACCGGGTCGAGCTGACCGAGATCGAGGCGGTGCTCGCCGGCCAGCCGGGCGTGGCCGGGGCGCGTGCCGTGGCCCGCGACGGCGAGCTGCTGGCGTACGTCCGGCCGGCCGCCCCCCGCACCGACCCGGCCGCGTTGCGGGCGGCCCTGGCCGCCGCCCTGCCCGACTACGCGGTGCCCCGCGCGGTGGTGGCGCTCGACGAGTTCCCGCTCACCGTCAGCGGCAAGGTCGACGAGCGGGCACTGCCCGACCCGGCGACGGACGTGCCCGCCGAGGCGGCGCCGGCCACCGACACCGAACGCGCGGTGCACGACATCTGGTGCGCGGTGCTCGGCCGCCCGGCCGTCGGCCGCACCGACAGCTTCTTCGACGTGGGCGGGCAGTCGCTGCTGCTGGGCCGGGTGCAGCAGCGCATCGCCGAGCGGTTCGGGGTGCGGCTGCCGATGCTGCGCCTGTTCGACCACCCCACCGTCGCCGCCCAGGCGGCGCTGCTGGACGCCCCGCCCGAGGCGGTCCGCGCCCCGCTGCTGCCCGCCCCCGTCGCGCCGCTGCGCGCGGCCCGCGACTACACCGGCGACGAGATCGCCGTGGTCGGCGTCGCCGGGCGCTTCCCCGGCGCGCCCGACGTGGCGACGTTCTGGTGGAACCTGTGCACCGGGGTGGACTCGATCCACGACCACACCGACGACGAGCTGGCCGCGCTCGGCATCGGGCCGCGCCTGCTCGCCGATCCCCGCCACGTGCGCGCCGCCGGGCGGCTCGACGGGGTGACCGACTTCGACGCGGAGTTCTTCTCCTTCGGCGCCGACGAGGCCGCCCGCACCGACCCCCAGCACCGGCTCTTCCTGGAGACCGCGTGGGAGGCCATGGAGGACGCCGGGCACGACCCGCGACGCTTCCCGGGGCTGGTCGGCGTCTACTCCGCCACCTCCGCCAACCGCTACTTCCTGTTCCACTTGATGGACAATCCGGCCGTGGTCGGCGACGTCGACCCGGACGACTGGGAGGCGCGGCTGGTCGGCCGGCAGTTCACCGACCACCTGCCCGGCCAGGTGGCCTACCGGCTCGGCCTGACCGGGCCCGCGCTGGCCGTGCAGAGCGCCTGCTCCAGCTCGCTGGTCGCGGTCTGCCTGGCCGCGCAGAGCCTCGCCGACTACCAGTGCGACCTGGCCCTGGCCGGTGGCGCCACGGTGATGTGGCCCCGGCACCGGGCCACCCCCGGCGGGCTCGCCTCACCGGACGGCCGGTGCCGCGCCTTCGACGAGGCCGCCGACGGCTCCGGCTTCGGCTCCGGCGCGGGCGTGGTCGCGCTGCGCCGGCTCGCCGACGCGCAGGCCGACGGCGACCGGATCTACGCGATCCTGCCCGGCTGGGCGGTCACCAACGACGGCCCGGACCGCGCCGGCTTCGCCGTGCCCGGCCCGGCCGGGCAGGCCGCCGCCGTGGCCAACGCGCTTGCCACCGCCGAGGTCGCCCCCGGCGAGGTCCGCCTGGTCGAGGGACACGGCAGCGGGACCCCGCTCGGTGACGCCATCGAGGTGGCGGCGCTGCACGAGGTGTACGCCGGCGCCGCGCCCGCCGGCACCTGCGCGCTCGGCTCGGTGAAGACGAACATCGGTCACCTCGACGCCGCCGCCGGTATCGCCGGCCTGATCAAGACCGTGCTCGCCGTCCGACACGGCGTGATCCCGCCGAACCTGCACTTCACCCGCCCGCACCCGGAGATCGACCTGGCCGCCGGCCCGTTCTACGTGCCGACCAAGGCCCGGGACTGGCCGGACGAGGGCCGCCGGGTGGCCGGGGTGAGCGCGTTCGGGCTGGGCGGCACCAACGCCCACGTGGTGGTGGAGCAGCCGCCGCCGGTCGAGCCGGTCGACCCGCCCGGGGACGGGCCGTGGCTGCTGCCGGTGTCCGCGCGTACCCCGGTGGCGTTGCGGGCCGCGCTGGCCCGGCTGCGGGCGCACCTGGCCGGCGCCGCGCCGGCGCTGCCCGAGGTGGCCGCCACGCTGGCGCTCGGGCGGCGGCCGTTCGCCCACCGGGCGGCGGTGGTCGCCGCCGACCTGCCCGCCGCGCTGGCCGCGCTGGACGTGCTGCTCGACACCGACGCCCGGACGGCCGGCGAGGCCGGCCCGCTGCGCGAGCTGGCCGCCGAGTGGGTGGCCGGGCGCGACGTCGACTGGGATGCCCTGCACCCCGAGGGCGCCGTCCGGCGCACCGGACTGCCCACCTACCCGTTCCAGCGCCGCCGGCACTGGATCGACCCCGTGCAGAGAGGCCCGCGGTGA
- a CDS encoding DUF2267 domain-containing protein, with amino-acid sequence MRFPLFVDAVARRAELPTDDAATISRAVLQTLAERITADESADLAAQLPDDVGGYLSAPDRAGVTGAAVDFLYRVAERAAVDPAVAEVGARAVLATLRETVTVGEFQDLVAQLPRGFDAMVDPVPRPPYDV; translated from the coding sequence ATGCGGTTTCCCCTGTTCGTCGACGCGGTGGCGCGTCGGGCCGAGTTGCCCACGGACGACGCCGCGACGATCTCCCGGGCGGTGTTGCAGACCCTCGCCGAGCGGATCACCGCCGACGAGTCGGCCGACCTCGCCGCCCAGTTGCCGGACGACGTGGGCGGCTACCTGTCGGCGCCGGACCGGGCCGGGGTGACCGGCGCCGCGGTGGACTTCCTCTACCGGGTCGCCGAGCGGGCCGCGGTGGATCCGGCGGTCGCCGAGGTGGGCGCGCGGGCGGTGCTCGCCACGTTGCGCGAGACGGTCACGGTCGGCGAGTTCCAGGATCTCGTGGCGCAGCTTCCCCGCGGCTTCGACGCGATGGTGGACCCGGTTCCGCGTCCGCCGTACGATGTCTGA
- a CDS encoding molybdopterin-containing oxidoreductase family protein, with product MAPVTHPGACPLDCPDTCVWQLTVDDGRAVALRGDRDHPFTRGALCGKVNRYLDAVNGPDRLTTPWIRTGPKGAGRVAYRPASWAEAVDRVAAGLRASIDRDGPESVLPYYFAGTMGLVQGWTMGPRLFAHLGASRLDTTICTAAANAATRSMYGRSVGFEPESIVEARLIVLWGSNPLVTNLHQWPFVQQAREHGAYVVTIDPLRTDTAARSDEHVAPLPGTDAALALGLMRHVRDAGAADEPWLAAHTVGWAELAARLDEWPVERAAAECGLPVEVLRRLGDRIATTRPTAIRVGLGLQRHSGAGQAIRAICALPLLTGDFRYPGGGALVTTSGHHPVDNGPVIRPAGMPAPPARSLNMSRLAAVLTGEADPPVTSLVVFNANPAATAPDQTRLLAGLRRADLFTVVLEQRWTDTCDHADVVLPATMQPEHLDLQTSYGHHYTTLNLPVTRAPGEALPNTEIFRRIAAALGVDHPAFRDSDEDLARQLLAGTPITFEELRERTYARLTGVPVGSAPFADGGFPTPDGRARLHDPALARLGVDPLPGYTPPVEAADADLAHRFPLLLLAPAGRYLMNSTFASLPWHARRAGPPRVHLHPVDAAARGLADGDAVRVRNDRGAFLAAVAVDEATRPGLAFTYKAYWARSSPGRSTVNAVTAVRDADLGGAPTFHDCRVEVEPVPAELLATEPPADHPATPATEHPTGPATGHPAAPVTAAGTAAPRR from the coding sequence ATGGCCCCCGTCACCCATCCCGGCGCCTGCCCCCTGGACTGCCCCGACACCTGCGTCTGGCAGCTCACCGTCGACGACGGCCGGGCCGTGGCGTTGCGCGGCGACCGCGACCACCCGTTCACCCGGGGCGCGCTCTGCGGCAAGGTCAACCGCTACCTCGACGCGGTCAACGGCCCGGACCGGCTCACCACGCCCTGGATCCGCACCGGTCCGAAGGGCGCCGGGCGGGTGGCGTACCGGCCGGCGAGCTGGGCGGAGGCCGTCGACCGGGTGGCCGCCGGGCTGCGGGCGAGCATCGACCGGGACGGCCCGGAGTCGGTGCTGCCCTACTACTTCGCCGGCACCATGGGGCTCGTCCAGGGCTGGACCATGGGGCCACGACTCTTCGCCCACCTGGGCGCGTCCCGGTTGGACACCACCATCTGCACGGCGGCGGCGAACGCGGCGACGCGCTCGATGTACGGGCGGTCGGTGGGCTTCGAGCCGGAGTCGATCGTCGAGGCCCGACTGATCGTGCTCTGGGGCTCGAACCCGCTCGTCACCAACCTGCACCAGTGGCCGTTCGTGCAGCAGGCCCGCGAGCACGGCGCGTACGTGGTGACGATCGACCCGCTGCGCACCGACACCGCGGCCCGCAGCGACGAGCACGTCGCGCCGCTGCCCGGCACCGACGCGGCGCTCGCCCTCGGGCTGATGCGGCACGTGCGCGACGCCGGGGCCGCCGACGAGCCGTGGTTGGCCGCGCACACCGTGGGCTGGGCCGAGCTGGCCGCCCGGCTCGACGAGTGGCCGGTGGAGCGGGCCGCCGCCGAGTGCGGCCTGCCGGTCGAGGTGCTACGCCGGCTCGGCGACCGGATCGCCACCACCCGACCCACCGCGATCCGCGTCGGGCTCGGCCTGCAACGGCACTCCGGCGCCGGGCAGGCGATCCGGGCGATCTGCGCGCTGCCGCTGCTCACCGGCGACTTCCGGTATCCCGGCGGCGGCGCGTTGGTGACCACCAGCGGGCACCACCCGGTCGACAACGGCCCGGTGATCCGGCCGGCGGGTATGCCGGCGCCGCCGGCCCGGTCGCTGAACATGAGCCGGCTCGCCGCCGTCCTCACCGGGGAGGCCGACCCGCCGGTGACCTCGCTCGTGGTGTTCAACGCCAACCCTGCCGCCACCGCGCCGGACCAGACCCGGCTGCTCGCCGGCCTGCGCCGCGCCGACCTGTTCACCGTGGTGCTGGAGCAGCGCTGGACCGACACCTGCGACCACGCCGACGTGGTGCTGCCGGCCACCATGCAGCCCGAGCACCTGGACCTGCAGACGTCCTACGGGCACCACTACACGACGCTGAACCTGCCGGTCACCCGCGCGCCCGGCGAGGCGCTGCCGAACACCGAGATCTTCCGCCGGATCGCCGCCGCGCTCGGCGTCGACCATCCGGCGTTCCGGGACAGCGACGAGGACCTGGCCCGGCAGTTGCTGGCCGGCACGCCGATCACCTTCGAGGAGTTGCGCGAGCGCACGTACGCCCGGCTCACCGGCGTGCCGGTCGGCTCGGCGCCGTTCGCCGACGGCGGCTTCCCCACCCCGGACGGGCGGGCCCGGCTGCACGACCCGGCGCTGGCCCGGCTCGGGGTGGATCCGCTGCCCGGCTACACGCCGCCGGTCGAGGCGGCGGACGCGGACCTGGCCCACCGGTTCCCGCTGCTGCTGCTCGCCCCGGCGGGCCGGTACCTGATGAACTCGACGTTCGCCTCGCTGCCCTGGCACGCCCGCCGCGCCGGCCCGCCCCGCGTGCACCTGCACCCGGTCGACGCGGCGGCGCGCGGGCTGGCCGACGGCGACGCGGTGCGGGTGCGCAACGACCGGGGCGCGTTCCTCGCCGCGGTCGCGGTGGACGAGGCGACCCGGCCGGGGCTGGCGTTCACCTACAAGGCCTACTGGGCCCGGTCGAGCCCCGGCCGGTCCACGGTCAACGCGGTGACCGCGGTCCGCGACGCGGACCTGGGCGGGGCGCCGACGTTCCACGACTGCCGTGTCGAGGTGGAGCCGGTGCCGGCCGAACTGCTGGCCACCGAGCCCCCCGCCGACCATCCGGCCACGCCCGCCACCGAACACCCCACCGGACCGGCCACCGGGCACCCCGCCGCGCCGGTCACGGCCGCCGGCACCGCTGCGCCACGCCGCTGA
- a CDS encoding CBS domain-containing protein, which yields MRTWQVRDVMTTDVASVREGTAYREIVDVLTGRRVTAAPVVDGARRVLGVVSEADLMYKVELSGQPRERHLRPDRHRREARAKAGATLAADLMTAPPVTVTPDATLVEAARLMDSRAVKRLPVVDDLGRLVGIVTRGDLLKVHLRPDADIRRDVVDEVLRRTLGVRDGVVDVTVHGGVVTLTGQLERWSTVHLALRLTRQVSGVVEVVDALGYAVDDAPNSALRLGGGMPAGIA from the coding sequence ATGCGGACGTGGCAGGTGCGGGACGTGATGACCACCGACGTGGCGTCGGTGCGGGAGGGCACGGCGTACCGGGAGATCGTGGACGTGCTGACCGGCCGGCGGGTGACGGCGGCGCCGGTGGTGGACGGCGCCCGTCGGGTCCTCGGGGTGGTCTCCGAGGCGGACCTGATGTACAAGGTGGAGCTGTCCGGGCAGCCGCGCGAGCGGCACCTCCGGCCCGACCGGCACCGCCGGGAGGCGCGGGCGAAGGCCGGCGCGACGCTGGCGGCCGACCTGATGACCGCTCCTCCGGTGACCGTGACGCCGGACGCCACGCTCGTCGAGGCGGCCCGGCTGATGGACTCGCGCGCCGTGAAGCGGCTGCCGGTGGTCGACGACCTGGGCCGGCTGGTCGGCATCGTGACCCGCGGCGACCTGCTGAAGGTGCACCTGCGCCCGGACGCGGACATCCGCCGGGACGTGGTCGACGAGGTGCTGCGGCGCACGCTCGGCGTGCGGGACGGCGTGGTGGACGTGACCGTGCACGGCGGCGTGGTGACGCTCACCGGTCAACTGGAGCGCTGGTCCACGGTCCACCTGGCGTTGCGGCTGACCCGGCAGGTCAGCGGCGTGGTCGAGGTGGTCGACGCGCTCGGCTACGCGGTCGACGACGCGCCGAACTCGGCGTTGCGGCTGGGCGGCGGCATGCCGGCCGGCATCGCCTGA
- a CDS encoding MGH1-like glycoside hydrolase domain-containing protein has product MAGRRVTGSLAAGVRAGAERDARLRRLALATLDANWEHDHTVPSRTLYPHQWSWDSAFIAVGLAHVRPDRAWRELRTLFAAQWVDGRVPHIVFNPALRVGSYFPGPEFWDSGRAEGAPAAPTSGIVQPPVHAPAAWLVHRRAPSEASVAALRRLYPRLVAQQRYLTGRRDVGGGGLAAIVHPWESGLDNSPAWDTPLAAVPADESVMRAYRRHDTAHADAAHRPTDLDYARYVALVDSYRTGRYRDEALLGRHPFLVECPLVNAALGVSEYALARIATVVGADPCPHRDRAARITEALVTRLWDPVAGTFRPRDVRTDRLVGPRTVLGLLPLALPDLPEPQVRAVLAEACSPRFGLAARMDRPLPTLDRTAPGFEPLRYWRGPSWVNTGWLLWQGLRTHRRADLAAGLRESLLDLVDGAGCHEYFHPDTGAGLGSPAFSWTAALVLDALAEG; this is encoded by the coding sequence GTGGCGGGCCGCCGCGTGACCGGCAGCCTGGCGGCCGGCGTACGGGCCGGCGCCGAACGGGACGCCCGGCTGCGCCGCCTCGCGCTGGCCACCCTGGACGCCAACTGGGAACACGACCACACCGTGCCCTCACGCACGCTCTACCCGCACCAGTGGAGCTGGGACTCGGCGTTCATCGCCGTCGGGCTGGCCCACGTACGCCCGGACCGGGCCTGGCGGGAACTGCGCACGCTGTTCGCCGCGCAGTGGGTCGACGGGCGGGTGCCGCACATCGTGTTCAACCCGGCGCTGCGCGTCGGCTCGTACTTCCCCGGCCCCGAGTTCTGGGACTCCGGCCGCGCCGAGGGCGCCCCGGCGGCGCCCACCTCCGGCATCGTGCAGCCGCCCGTGCACGCCCCGGCCGCGTGGCTGGTGCACCGGCGGGCGCCCTCCGAGGCGTCGGTGGCCGCGCTGCGCCGGCTGTATCCCCGGCTGGTCGCCCAGCAGCGCTACCTGACCGGGCGGCGCGACGTCGGCGGGGGCGGGCTGGCCGCCATCGTGCACCCGTGGGAGTCCGGCCTGGACAACAGCCCCGCCTGGGACACCCCGCTGGCGGCGGTGCCGGCCGACGAGTCGGTGATGCGCGCGTACCGCCGGCACGACACCGCGCACGCCGACGCCGCGCACCGGCCCACCGACCTCGACTACGCGCGCTACGTCGCCCTGGTGGACAGCTACCGCACGGGCCGCTACCGCGACGAGGCGCTGCTCGGCCGGCACCCGTTCCTGGTGGAGTGCCCGCTGGTCAACGCCGCGCTCGGCGTCTCCGAGTACGCGCTGGCCCGCATCGCCACCGTCGTCGGCGCGGACCCGTGCCCGCACCGCGACCGGGCGGCCCGGATCACCGAGGCGCTGGTGACCCGGCTCTGGGACCCGGTCGCCGGCACGTTCCGCCCGCGCGACGTCCGCACCGACCGGCTGGTCGGCCCTCGGACCGTGCTCGGGTTGCTGCCGCTGGCCCTGCCCGACCTGCCCGAGCCGCAGGTGCGGGCCGTGCTGGCCGAGGCGTGCTCACCCCGGTTCGGCCTGGCCGCCCGGATGGACCGGCCGCTGCCCACGCTCGACCGCACCGCGCCGGGCTTCGAGCCGCTGCGCTACTGGCGCGGGCCGAGCTGGGTGAACACCGGTTGGCTGCTGTGGCAAGGGCTGCGGACCCACCGCCGGGCCGACCTGGCGGCCGGGTTGCGCGAGTCGCTGCTCGACCTGGTCGACGGCGCCGGCTGCCACGAGTACTTCCACCCGGACACCGGCGCCGGTCTCGGCTCGCCGGCGTTCAGTTGGACCGCCGCGCTGGTGCTCGACGCGCTCGCCGAGGGCTGA
- a CDS encoding sugar phosphate isomerase/epimerase family protein, with the protein MDIPLACQEQLLPGADLIDKYALAVSLGYQGIELRGRGDLGLARRLPELRRAHAAGVVTPTVCVEMDHFIGDFDPDRSRDAVRNLRSQLSVIAELGGVGAMTPAAWGMFSRRLPPFEPPRTPAGDRRVLVDALGELGEHARTEGVTLFLEPLNRYEDHMVNRLDQAVELCRAVGSPAVRVVADTYHMNIEEDDPHAALRAAAPYLGHVQVSDSNRHQPGAGHLDWPALLGTLTDLGYPGWLALECRLRGEPVAALRQAATVLGHPDRPWRAAA; encoded by the coding sequence ATGGACATCCCACTGGCCTGCCAGGAGCAGTTGCTCCCCGGCGCCGACCTGATCGACAAGTACGCCCTCGCCGTCTCCCTCGGCTACCAGGGCATCGAACTGCGCGGACGGGGGGACCTGGGGCTGGCCCGGCGGCTGCCGGAGCTGCGCCGGGCCCACGCCGCCGGGGTGGTGACACCGACCGTCTGCGTCGAGATGGACCACTTCATCGGTGACTTCGACCCGGACCGCTCCCGCGACGCGGTCCGCAACCTGCGCTCCCAACTCTCGGTGATCGCCGAGCTGGGTGGCGTCGGCGCGATGACGCCGGCCGCCTGGGGCATGTTCTCCCGCCGGCTGCCGCCGTTCGAACCGCCCCGCACGCCCGCCGGCGACCGGCGGGTGCTCGTCGACGCCCTCGGCGAGCTGGGCGAGCACGCCCGCACCGAGGGGGTCACGCTCTTCCTGGAACCGCTCAACCGGTACGAGGACCACATGGTCAACCGCCTCGACCAGGCGGTCGAGCTGTGCCGGGCGGTCGGATCGCCGGCGGTGCGGGTGGTCGCCGACACCTACCACATGAACATCGAGGAGGACGACCCGCACGCCGCGCTACGCGCCGCCGCGCCGTACCTCGGGCACGTGCAGGTCAGCGACTCCAACCGGCACCAACCCGGCGCCGGGCACCTGGACTGGCCCGCGCTGCTGGGCACGCTCACCGACCTCGGCTATCCCGGCTGGCTGGCGCTGGAGTGCCGGCTGCGCGGCGAACCGGTCGCCGCGCTGCGCCAGGCCGCCACCGTGCTGGGCCACCCGGACCGGCCGTGGCGGGCCGCCGCGTGA